The Candidatus Binataceae bacterium genomic interval AGGTCTTCATCGCCGCACGCCATTTGCTCCACCACGACACGTATTCCTACTCCGCGGCGGGCCATCGATGGCGCGATCACGAGTGGCTGGCCGAAGTCGTCATGGCTTTGGTTTACGATGCGGCCGGCGTGGTCGGGCTCAAGCTGTGGAAGTTCGCGTGCACGGCGGCAGCGATGCTTTTTGTCGCCGACAGCGAGGCGTCCACCGGCGCGCCGCCCGCGGTCCAGCTTACCGTCCTATTCGCGGCGGCGTGCGGATTTGTGTTGCAGGCGCAGTTGCGGCCGCAGATGTTCAGCCTCGTGCTGTTCGGCGCGCTCCTCGCATTGCTCGCGCGCGACACTTACCGCCGCGACGCTCGGCTTTGGCTGACGCTTCCGCTGATGGCGCTTTGGGCGAACCTGCACGGCGGCTTCTTCATCGGCCTCGCGGCGCTGGCGCTCTACTCAGTCGTCGCATTCTCCCAGGATGTCGCCGCGCATGCGGGATGGCGCCGCGGGGCCGGATTGATGGTCCTCACCGCGGCCTCCGCGGCGAGCACGCTGGTCAATCCCTATGGCGGCGGAATCTGGGGAACGGTGACGCATGCGCTCGCCAACCCGTACACCCGCAACGTAATCCGGGATTGGCAGCCATTTTGGTGGGCGATGCTGGCTCAGTGGCATTCGGCGCCCTCGGGCGTCGTATTCTATGTTGCTGTGATCGCGATGGTCGGCGCGCTGGCAACCGCGATGGCCGCAGCGCCGAGCGCAGACGATCTGCCGCTGATCGCGGTAGCGGCGATGATGGTGCTGGCGGCTTTTGTTTCGGTGCGCAACATGGCGCTGGCGGCTATGGCGCTTGGCGCGCCATTGGCCCATCGTCTGGCGATGCAGCGCGCGAAGCGCGCAGGGGAGATTGCGCTTGCTATGTCGTGGCGTCCGGCGGCCCATGTCGCGGCGTTCATGCTGGCCGCCGCAATGGCGTTCGGCGGCGGACTGTTTTCGTCGCGTCTCGCACTGGATCGCGCCTACCCTGCGGGGGCGCTCGCCTTCATGAAATCGCGGGGCCTGCATGGCAATGTGATGGGCGAGTTCGGATGGGGCGAATATCTCATCTGGCATGCGGCGGCGGTCGGCGACCGGGTTTTCATCGACGGTCGCTACGACACCGTCTATCCGTTCAAGGTTATCGGCGAGTACCTTGAATTTTACTTCGACCAGCCGGGGGCGAACCGCGTGCTCGATTCCTACCCGCACGACTTCGTGCTGATCGGATCGGCCGCGCCCGCGCGTCATCTGATGGCGCGGCGCGCGGACTGGAAGCTTATCTATGGCGACGCCGACAGCCTGCTTTACGCGCGCGCCGGCGCACCCGCGGCAGAACCGCCGGGGTTACCCGTCACCGCGGCGGTCCCCGCGGGCCAATTTCCATGACGTCGTCGCGGCCTGCGCAAACGTTGTCGCTAGCGCGTTAGTCGCCGGCCTTCCTCGCCTTCATCATCGTTATCGCCGACGCCGGCCGCTGGGCCGACCCGGACCTTTGGGGTCATCTCGCTTTCGGCCGCCTCATCCTGACGCGCGGGCATCTGCCGCCCGTTGACGTTTTCTCTTACAGCGCGAGCGGCTTGCCCTGGCACGATCACGAATGGTTCTCCGAAGTCGTGCTGGCGCTGTGTTGGAGCGGGTTTGGAGTAATCGGGCTGAAGCTGATGAAGTTCGCGGCCACCGCCGCGCCGGTCACGCTGCTGGCGATGGGCGCGGCCGAGACGGGCGCGCCGATGGCGCTGCAGATGGTGGTGCTGACGACGGCAGCCGCGGCGATCGCGCCGATGCTCCAGTTTCGCCCGCAGCTTTTCGACTTTATCGCGCTAAGCGCGTTGCTTCTGCTGCTCGCGCGCGACAGTTACCGCCGCACGGCGCGGCTTTGGCCTGCGATTCCGATCTTCGTGCTGTGGGCCAACCTGCACGGCGGATTTTTAGTCGGTCTCGCGGCGCTCGCGGTCTATACCGGCGCCGCGGCGGTCGAGGACCTGGCGGCGGGCGAGGGCCTCGGCCGCGCGGTGCACGTGGGCGCCGTGACCGCGGGATGCGCGCTCGCGACGCTGGTCAATCCCGACGGATCGGCAACTGGCGCACCGTGATGCATACGCTCGGCAATCCGCTCACGCGCGCGGTGGTCAGCGAATGGCAGCCTCTGCTGTTCAAGATCGCCGAGGAATGGCACAAGTCGCCGAAGACCGCGATCAACTTTGCGCTCGTGATCGTACCATACGCCGCGCTGGCGCTCTGTTTCGCGCTGAGGCCGCGCGGGTGCGACCTCGGTCTTGTCGCGATCGCTGCGATGATGGGCGTTGCCGCGTACCTGGCGGTCCGCAACATGGCGCTCGCGGTGATCGCCTCGACCACACCACTGTGCCGGCATGCCGCCCTCGCGCTTGCGCATACGCGCTTCGGCGATACGACGCCGCCCGCGCCGCGAACGCGCCCGCGCGAAGCGCTGATCGGCGGACTCGCGCTCGCGATCGCGATAGCCACCGGGCTCTTCTCGCCAAGCCTGCGCGAGGGTTACCCGCAACCCCGGAGAGCGATCGAATTCATGCGCGCGCACGGACTGCACGGCAACGTGCTCGATGATTTCGGATGGGGCGAGTACCTGATTTTCGAGCTTGCGCCCGGATCAAAGTCTTCATCGACAGCCGCTACGATATGGTCTATCCGCAGCCGGTGATCGCGGACTATCTGGACTTCTTTTTGGTGCGCCCGCGCGCCGCCGCGGTCCTTGGCGGCTATCCGCACGACTTCGTGCTGCTGAGAGTGACGTCGCCGTGTTACAGCTTCATGATGGCGCAGCCGGGATGGCGGCTGGTCTATCGCGACGAGCTGGCGGCGCTGTTCGCGCGTGCGGATTCGTCGGCCGCCTCGGCGTACGGCGTGCGAGAGCCTGCGGATCGGTGACGGCCTTCAGGACCTGGCAGCGAGGCCCTGAGAAGCGGAGAGACCCGGCGAATCGGCAGCCAAAGACGCGCGCTCGAGACGATCGCTCGCCGCCGAGCCAGTCGCGTCCGTCGCCAGCCATAACACGGCGAAAAATCCCAGCATCAGAGCCAGGATCGATCCTTCGGCAAGAAATTTTATTCCCTGATTCCAGAGGACCGCGCCGACCACGGGTTTTCTCAGCAGGCGCGATAGCGAAACGATCAGGTAACTCGCCAGCGCCGCCCAAGCCGCCCTTGAACTGCATTCGTGTCTTTGCCCGGAGGCGGCTATCTCAGCGAAAGGGATGAGCAGGAGAACCAAGTAGTGAATCCAGGAAAGCGGCGACAGGATGATCGACGCTGCCACCCATAAAGCGTAGGTGGGCCGATCCAAGTCCGGCCGTAGCCGACGCCGATAAGTCGGCCAGACGGTAAGCGCCAGAATGACGATCTCGGCGGACACTATAGAGACAAAATGGAGCATCCGAAGAGGAGCGCCGGGTGCGGGTCCACCGGCGTAGAAGAAGAAGCGATCCAGAAAACCGTGCAGCGAAACGTTCGCCGGATCTTGCCAGAACGCAGTCGCGGCGAAGCGCATGCCGCTCACGTAGCCAATGCACACGGGCAATCCCAGCATCGCAACGGTCACCGCGCCAATCAGAGCCAGTCCGCAGCCCATATAAATGAGCACGCGCCATTGCCGCCGAATGACAAAATAGCCCGCCATCAGGATCGGGAACGCCCTGTAGGCCACCGCCAGGCTGAGCAACAGGCCGGCGGCGGCTTCTCGCCGCCTTTGCAGCGCGCGCATCACCAGGACCAGCGCCAGCAGAATCACCGTCTGGCGCTGGCTGAACAGAAAGTCCTCGGTAACCGGCGCATAGAGTACCGCGAAGGCGGCGATTACCAGCGCCATCCGGAGATCGAGGCCGCTAAATCGTGGCGCGAGGAGCAGAAAGAGCGCGGCGGCGAACGCGGCGAAGTTTACCGCGATCCAAATCGTGTGGGCGCTTGGCACCGCGGCAAACGAAAACGGGAGGAAGAGGAGCAGCGCGAATGGAGTGTCGGTGCTGTGGCGCAGCGGTCCGAGATGGAATCCCAGACGCTGCCCGATCGCCGTGAGATCGACCGTATATGGATTTAAACCATGGCGGTACGCTATCGCCGCCGAATAAAAGACGTCGAAATCGTTGTGGTAAGCGCGTCCCCAGAGTGTCAGGAATCCGACCGCGCGGAATATCGCCAGGACGCAGAGCGTCACAAGTATCGCCGGCCGCGTAACTATATCGGCCAGCCGCTGACCCGAGATCGCGCGCGCACGCAAATCGCTTGCCCTCAGGCCGAAGCCTCTAACCGCGCGAGATGGAGCGCACGAGGCTGCTCTGCGACGGACTCGCGATGGACTGCGCGGCGGAGAATTGCCGCCAGCAATACGATGATCACGATCGGTGCGAGCGGAATTCTCGCCATCAAAGCCGTGGGCAGCGAGATCCGAGGCAGGAGCCAGGAGATCACGAGCACTGCCTTCTCATAGGGCAGGAAGCCCTTTTCGAATCCCTCCATCGCGAGCCATGCGACGGGCAGCGCGAGCAGCACCAGGTCGTATTGCAGCAGGTAGGGCGAAACCATCAGGCAGCCCGCGGAGAGGCTCGCGGCCTTGACCGCAAACGGGCGCTCGCCTTTCCAGACCCAAATCACTGCGGACGCCGCGATTAGCGCGTAGATGACCTGGGCCGCGTAACCCGCGCTCAGGCTGCCACCCCACATCATGACCGCGCCGAAAATGCTCTGCAGGGTGTTGAAATGGATTCCGCCCCGGTCGAGAACGAGCTTTTGCGTAATCGCGAAGTTGCTGAAGAATGCGCGCCACGTCGCCGGTCCAAACGCGGCCAGCGAAACCGCCGAGAACAAGGCGCCGCTTACCCCGGTCGCTATCAGCGCACGCCAGTGGCGAGACGCAAGCAATGCCAGCGGTATCAGAACGGCCAGGTGCGGCTTGTAAGCCATCAGGCCGAACAGGAACCCGGCAAGGATCGGCCTTCGTTCGAGGCACACCAGGCCGCCGCCAATAAGTGCGGTCGTCAGAAATCCATTTTGTCCGCACATGAAGTTGATGATTACGCCCGGGAAGGTGATCGCAAGCCAGCAACCGAGCGGGTTCGGCGCGATCCGGCGGAGAACCGCAAAATATCCGCCGAGCGTGACGGTCTCGAAGGCCACCCACGATGCCACGAACGGCAACAGCGATAGCGGCAGAACCATCAGGAGGAACGTCGGCGGATAGGAGAACACCAGCACGCCGAAATCCCTGCCTCCCATGACCTTGGCCATCTGGATGTGCTGAAGATGAACGTCATAGACGGCCGCAGGATGGCCCCCAAGCGCCGCGAGGGACGCGGCGTAAAAATCGACGAAGTCGCCTCCGACGCACAACCCGCTTTCGAATATCAGGTTGTGAGAATGTATCAGCTGCCCTACCGCCGCGATCAGATAGACCAGCAACAGACATCCTGAATAGAACGCAATGCGCTCAGAAGTCAGCCAGGAAGGATCGCGGAGCCAACCGACGGATCGCGAAGCGCGGCACGAAGATGAAACCGGCTCTGCCGAGGCGGAGGGTTGAGCGACCGGGCCGAGGTTGGTGGGACTATCCATCACGGATCAAGCATGGATGATAAAATCGCAAATCACAGGTTGGACGGGCATAAAGCCAACTCGCACTAGCGCGAGAAGCACAGAGCATACCATTGTTTTGAATAGCGGAAAACGCGATATCTCAACGGAAATCGGCGAAGGCCGCAATCTGCGGGGTCCTGGTCGATGTGGGCAGCCTGCAACACGCGGCGAGCGGAGATCGGGCGGCTGTCAACGCTCTTTCAACGGTTTTTTCGGCGCCGGCTCGCGGGTTGACGGGAAGACGGGCGTCTTCCTGGGCTATGGGCGGCTCGTTCATGCGCTCGACGTACCGGCGATCGGCGCATCGTGTGCTATACCCGGCAAAGCGGCGGCGGGGTTAATCGTTCATCCGCGCCGGCCTCATGTTTTCAGGCCACGAGGAGGTCCTCTTATGCACGTCGGAATGGCGGTGATTTTTCAGGGCGCCGGCGAGGGGCGCACCGATCGCAATGTCTATCGCAACGAGCTGCGCCTGGGCGACCTGGCCGAGCCGCTCGGCTTCGAGTCGCTATGGGGCGTCGAGCATCATTTTACCGACTACACGATGTGCCCCGATGTGCTCCAGATGCTCACCTACTTTGCCGGGCGCACCCGGCACATCCAGCTCGGCTCGATGGTGGTCGTGCTGCCGTGGCACAACCCGGTTCGCGTGGCTGAGCAGGTCATCATGCTCGACCACATGTCCGACGGCCGCATGATTCTCGGGTTAGGCCGCGGGCTGGGCCGGGTCGAGTTCGAAGGCTTCGGCGTCAACCAGGAGGACGCACGCGAAATCTTCGTCGAGGCCGCGCAGACCATTCTCGAAGGTCTCGAGCGCGGCTACTGCGAGTTCAACGGCAAGTTCGTGCATCAGATTAGGCGCAACTTGCGTCCGCGCCCGTTCAAATCGTTCCGCGGCCGAACGTACGCAGCCGCGGTGTCGCCCGAATCCTGCGAGATCATGGCGCGGCTCGGGATCGGTATTTTGATCATCCCGCAAAAACCGTGGGAGACCGTGATCGCCGAGCTCGGCAACTATCGCGCGGTATTTCGCGAGGTCAACGGCACCGACGCGCCGCCGCCGATCGTGGGCGGATGGACCTATTGCGACGAAAACGCGGATCGCGCCGAGGATCTGGCGCGAAAGTACATTGGGGGCTACTGGCATACGGTCGCGAAGCACTACGAGATCATTGGCGACCATCTGACCAAAATGCGCGGCTACGAGTCGTACAAAGCGATGCAGGAGATGGCGAGTTCGCCCGGCGGGATGGACAAGATGGTCGAATTTTTCCTCGGCTTGCAGGTCTGGGGCACGCCCGAGCAGTGTTACGACAGGATCGTCAATATCCAGGAGCGCACCGGCGCCGAAGCCTTCAACGGAGTCTTCAGCTACGCGGGGATGCCTTACGATCTCGCGGAAGCGAACCTGCGGCTGTTCGCGGCCGAGGTGATGCCGGAGCTGAAGAAGCTGGTGCCGCACGAAGACCAGCTGATCGCGCGCGCGGGTGTCGGCGCGCACGCCGACAGCGGCGCGTTTCGATTACCGGCCTGACGTCGAGGTTCAGGCGGAGGGGAGAAAACAAGGATCGCCCGAGTCCGCTCAGGCGAGCGCGACCTCGACCGCGGTGTCGAAGCTCGCCTGGCCGCCCGAGAAACCGAAAGTGTCAACGGCGTCATCCGGCAGCACGGCGGCCCCGTCGGTCAGCGTGTTGAGCCCGATCCATCCATCGCGCATCCACACGGTCCCTTGCGATACGTCGCCGGTCACGTGCGCGCGCGCCCGCATCTCGCCGCGGCCGTTGTAAATCCGGATCGCGTCGCCGTGCTTTACGCCGCGTCCGGCGGCGTCTTCGCGCGAGATCCACAGTGACGGCTCGGGGTCGGCGGCGGCCAGCGTAGGCAATGCGCGGCCGTGGTCATAGAAACCGTGGAACTGAGTAATTGCGCGTCCCTGGCAGAATCTCAGCGGATACTGCTGCGCGCTCTCAGCTTCGTGGATCGGCATCGGCGGCAGCCCGAGATCCTCCGCGCGGGCGGAGTACAATTCGATTTTTCCCGACGGCGTCGGAATGCGAAGATCCGGATGCGCAACGTGCGAAATGTTGAGTGCGCGAATGCCGCCCTCGGCGCGAAGCGCTGCGACCGTGGCGTGGCCGGTTGCGGGATGGTCCAGGATCGAGTCGAGCGGACCCTCGTCGTTCGCCCACGGGTAGAAGTCCGCGAGATCGAGCCGGCGCGCGAGTTCGCGCAGCAACCATCCTACGGGCCGCGTCTCACCGGCGGCCTCCAGAACCTTCGGCATCAGGTATAGATGCGTGTTGGTGCTCTTGCATCCCAGCTCTTCCAGCCATGCGGTGGCCGGCAGGACGACGTCGGCGAAGCGGCGCGCGGTGTCGTTCATGAACAGGTCGTAGCTCACGACCAGGTCGGTGCGCGCCAGTCCCTCGGCCAGCCGGCCTGCGTCGGCGTAGGACGAGGGCATGTCGGTGCCGAAGAGCAGGAACACGCGGACCTCGCCGCTCAGCAGAGCTTCCGTCAGCAGCGGCATCTGGTTGGGGATGTAGCGTCCGGGCGCACGCCGGTCGAGCGCGACCATGTCGTTGTTCAGTCCCTGGCCGTGCACGATGGCGCCGTGGCGCGGGCCGAAGCCGCCGCCGGGCACACCGAGGTTGCCGGTGAGCGCGGGAAGACATCCGATCGCGCGCGCGCCCTGCCATCCGTTGCTGCCTTTATGCATCGAGCTGCCGCCGAGCACGAGCATTGCGGGTTTCGTCGCTGCATAGCGCCGCGCGAAGGCGACGATCCGCTCGGCCGCGATACCGGTGACCCCGGCCGCCCACGCGGGCGAATATTTTTCGACGTGCACCGCTAGCGCGTCGAACCCCACCGTATTGCGCGCGACGAACTCGGCGTCATGCAGCCGCTCGCCGACGATCACGTGCATCAGGGCAAGCGCGAGAGCGGCGTCGGTACCCGGACGGATTATCAGGGTCTCGTCCGATTGCGCCGCAGCTTCGGTTTGCCGCACGTCGATCGTGATGACGTGGGCGCCGTGCCGCCGCGCGGCCACCAGATGCCGCGCGGTGTTCGGCTGGCTTGCGAGGTTCGCGCCCCACAGCACGATCAGCGCCGCGTGCTCGCCCATGTCCTCCTTGGTGTTGGTCTCGAGAATGCCGGTAAGGCCCAGGCCGAAGGCGCCGAGACCCCAACAGATCATCGTCGGGTTCCACCACTGGCAGCCGTAGAGATTCGAGAAGCGGCGCACCAGATGAGAGCCCACGCGCGTGCCGTAATTGTTGGCGAAGAGTCCGTGCCCCGCCCAGGTGCCGACCGCCTCGCGCCCGGCCGCGCGCATCCGCCCGGCGATGAGGTCCAGCGCCTCGTCCCACGAAGCGCGGTGCATCGGGCCGCCGCGCCGCTCGCGCACGAGCGGCGTGAGCAGGCGACGCGAATTGCTGATGATCTCGCGCGAGGCCTGGCCGCGAATGCAAAGAAAGCCGCGGCTGTCCGGGTTGTCCGGATCGCCGCGCACGCCGACGAGTCGTCCGTCGTCAACCTCGACCAGCATCCCGCACAAGGTGGGAAAGCAGTTCATCGGACACATCGTGCGGATGGTGCTGCTGCTCACGGCGCGATAATAGCTCGCGCGCCGTCCAATCTCATAGCGGGGCGATCCACGATCCGGATAAAATCACCGCCGCCGTGGACGAAACGAAGACGCTCAACGCCGTAATAATCGGCGGCTCGATGGCCGGCCTATGCGCGGGCCTGGTGCTGCGCGCGGCCGGATGCGCGGTCGAGATTTTCGAAAAATCGCCGCGCGAAATGGAGGAGCGCGGCGCGGGCCTGGTGGTCCAGGATGAGGTGCTCGACTTCGTCACGAAGTATTGCGGCGCGATTCCCGACGAGCTTGGCGTGCGCTCGCGGGCGCGGCAGCTTATCGCGCTCGACGGCGGCGTCATCTGGAGCGAGGCGAGCCCGCAGTTGATGACGTCGTGGGATTCGCTCTATCGCAATCTCAAGCGCGCCTTTCCCGAAGCGCACTATCATCATGCGGCGCGGCTCGCGTCGATCCGGCAGGATTCGGAGGATCCGGGCCGCGCATACGCTGGCCTCGAAGACGGCCGCGAGCTTGCCTGCGATCTTCTCGTTTGCGCCGACGGCGCAAACTCGACCGCCCGCCGGCTGCTGCTGCCCGACGTAGCCGCGCGCTACGCCGGCTATGTTGCGTGGCGCGGGATGGTGCCCGAGCGCGAGGTGGCCGATTGGGCGAACGATCTGCTGGCCGAGAGGTTCACGTTTTTTCATGCGCGGCATACCCAGATGCTGTGTTATTTCGTTCCGGGACCCGCGGGCGAAACCGCTGCGGGCGAGCGCCGGGTCAATTGGGTCTGGTATTGGAACGTGCCCGAGGGCGATGAGCTTCGCGCAACGCTTACCGATCGAAGCGGGCTCATCCATGACTATTCCGTGCCGCAGGGAGCGGTCGAGCCGGCGCTGAGGCGCCGCCAGGGTGAGATCGCGAGCCGCGTTCTGCCGGAAATTTTTCAGCGCCTGTTCGCCGCTACCGCGCAGCCCTTCATCCAGCCGATTTACGATCTGGCGGCGCCGCGGATGGCCTTCGGGCGCGTCTGTCTGCTTGGCGACGCCGCCTTCGTTCCGCGGCCGCACCCGGCGGCCAGCACCTACAAGGGGGTCGCCAACGCCGTGGCGCTTGGCCAAAGCCTCGGCGCTCACGGACGCGACGTCGCCGCGGCTCTCCGCCTATGGGAGCCGTCGCAAATCGAACTGGGCGAGAATCTGGCGCGGATCGGCCAGGAGCAGGGAAATCGCTCCCAGTTCAGCGCTTCCGAGGGGCCGATCGTGATACAATCTCTTGCGCGAGCAATGCGAGCGCGGACGCCGTTATGAGCGCCGCTACTGCAAGGAAGCTTTGATGGAATTCGTAGATCTTTCCAATAGCCGATCGTTTGCCAATGGATTTCCGCACGATTTTTTCACCTGGCTTCGCCGCAACGAGCCCGTGTGGTGGCATGAACCGACCAGCTACACGCCTAACAACATCGGATTCTGGGTTGTCAGTCGCTATGACGACGTGGTCGCCGTCTTCAAGGATGCGGAGACCTACTCTTCAGAATTGGGCGGTACGCAGATTTACGACGGCAAAGGTATGGGTTACCAGCTCAACCAGACCGACGATCCCAAGCATCGCCGGCTGCGCGCACTGGTGAACAAGGGCTTCACCCCGCGGATGATCGGACGCATGGAGGACGAGCTGCGCCGGCGCACGCGGGAGATCCTCGACGCCGTGCCGCTAGGTGAGACCTTCAACTTCGTCCCCGCGGTCGCGCGCGAGCTGCCGCTCCAGGCGATCTGTATGGTGCTTGGCGTGCCGCAGGAAGATCGCACGAAGATAGTCGAGATTGTCGATCTCGCGATCGGCGCGGGCGACGGTACCGTCATGTCGCCGCAATACCTCAAGCAGCTGAGCGCGTATGCCGACAAGATAGTTGAGAGCAAACGCTCCAATCCGGGCGACGACATCTTGTCCGTCATCGTTCACGCGCGGCTGGACGACGGATCGCCTCAGCTCAACAACCAGGAGCTGCGCGCCTTCTTCAATCTGCTTTTTCCGGCCGGAGCCGAGACCACCCGCGGTTCGATCGCAGGCGGGCTGCTCGCGCTGATAGAGAAGCCCGAACAGCTCGAGCGGCTGCGCAACGATCCGCAGGTCATGAGGCCCGCGGTCGAAGAGATGGTGCGATGGACCTCGCCGTCGGTGTACAAGCGTCGCACCACGACCCGCGACACCGAGCTGCACGGGCGCCGGATCGCCAAGGGCCAGAAGGTGACGGTCTGGGAGATGTCGGCCAACCGCGACGAGGACGCGTTTGAAGATCCGTTTCGCTTCGACGTCGCACGCGACCCGAACAATCACGTCGGGTTCGGTCTTGGGACGCATTTCTGTCTCGGCGCGAATCTCGCGCGGCTCGAGATCCGCGTCATGTTCGAAGAGCTGCTGGCGCGGTACGAGCGGTTCGAGGTGGCTGGATCGGTGGCCTGGACCAATAACAACCGGCTCGTGAGCCTGACGGATCTGCCGCTGCGCGTGTTTCCGAAGAAATAAGGACCGTATCGCCCGTGTATCCGAAACGGGCTGGCGCAAAAAATGGATAGTCTCGAGCAGTTCGAGAGCGCCCTCCGGCCGATCGTCGCCGAGGCCGAACGCGACGCTATCGCGCAATGCTGGATAGTGAGGCTCGCGGCCAATCGGCCGCCGTGGACGCCGAGCGGAATCGAGTTGTCCGCCGGCGATCGCGTGAGTGTGTTTTCCGCGGGGCGCGCCAGTATCGCCGCGGCGCCCGAAATCTGGGTCGGCTCCCATTGTGCGCTCTGGATGCGAGTCGGGATCGCGGGAGAGATCTTCCGCACTCCCGGCCGCTCGTACACTTTCACCGCTCAGAGCGGCGGCGAACTCTACCTGTGCAATCTCTTCCCCGGCGATTGGGCTGATCGCCACGGGGCGCTCGCGACTGATCCGCGCGCTTACGATCGCATCGCGGGAACGATCGCGGTCCTGGTCGTGCGGTGGAAAGCCGGGCCGCAAGCCGGGCTGGAGCGGCTCGCGGCTGGCGCCTCTGCCGGTGCGGCTATCATGCGCGCGGAGGCTGAGCGGCTGAAGCATCCGGCTCTGACGCCCGCGGGATGGCACTATATGTGGTCGATCGGCGACTCCGGCGTCTTCGATTCCGGGCGCGGCGTGCGGGGCGAGCCGATCATCCGATGCCGTGTCAACGACGATGCGACGATTCTGCAGCGCCCCGTGCATCTGAAGTTCAACGACTCCGTTAGGCTTCGGTGGTCGTGGAAAATTGACGCGCTCCCGGCTTCCGAGCGCGAAGACGCGGTGCCCACGCACGATTACTTGAGCATCGCGGTCGAATTCGACAATGGACAGGACCTCACCTATATGTGGAGCGCCGCGATGACGCCGGAGAGGAGTTTCCGCTGTCCGATTCCGCGCTGGAGCAAGCGCGAGACTCACATGGTCGTGCGTTCGGGCAAGGAGCGGCTCGGCGAAAGGGTCAGCGAGGAGCGCGGCGTATGGGACGACTACCGCCGCGCGATCGGAACCCAGCCCGCAAATATCGTCGCCGTCTGGCTGATTGCCGTCAG includes:
- a CDS encoding molybdopterin-dependent oxidoreductase, producing the protein MSSSTIRTMCPMNCFPTLCGMLVEVDDGRLVGVRGDPDNPDSRGFLCIRGQASREIISNSRRLLTPLVRERRGGPMHRASWDEALDLIAGRMRAAGREAVGTWAGHGLFANNYGTRVGSHLVRRFSNLYGCQWWNPTMICWGLGAFGLGLTGILETNTKEDMGEHAALIVLWGANLASQPNTARHLVAARRHGAHVITIDVRQTEAAAQSDETLIIRPGTDAALALALMHVIVGERLHDAEFVARNTVGFDALAVHVEKYSPAWAAGVTGIAAERIVAFARRYAATKPAMLVLGGSSMHKGSNGWQGARAIGCLPALTGNLGVPGGGFGPRHGAIVHGQGLNNDMVALDRRAPGRYIPNQMPLLTEALLSGEVRVFLLFGTDMPSSYADAGRLAEGLARTDLVVSYDLFMNDTARRFADVVLPATAWLEELGCKSTNTHLYLMPKVLEAAGETRPVGWLLRELARRLDLADFYPWANDEGPLDSILDHPATGHATVAALRAEGGIRALNISHVAHPDLRIPTPSGKIELYSARAEDLGLPPMPIHEAESAQQYPLRFCQGRAITQFHGFYDHGRALPTLAAADPEPSLWISREDAAGRGVKHGDAIRIYNGRGEMRARAHVTGDVSQGTVWMRDGWIGLNTLTDGAAVLPDDAVDTFGFSGGQASFDTAVEVALA
- a CDS encoding glycosyltransferase family 87 protein, with protein sequence MTLCVLAIFRAVGFLTLWGRAYHNDFDVFYSAAIAYRHGLNPYTVDLTAIGQRLGFHLGPLRHSTDTPFALLLFLPFSFAAVPSAHTIWIAVNFAAFAAALFLLLAPRFSGLDLRMALVIAAFAVLYAPVTEDFLFSQRQTVILLALVLVMRALQRRREAAAGLLLSLAVAYRAFPILMAGYFVIRRQWRVLIYMGCGLALIGAVTVAMLGLPVCIGYVSGMRFAATAFWQDPANVSLHGFLDRFFFYAGGPAPGAPLRMLHFVSIVSAEIVILALTVWPTYRRRLRPDLDRPTYALWVAASIILSPLSWIHYLVLLLIPFAEIAASGQRHECSSRAAWAALASYLIVSLSRLLRKPVVGAVLWNQGIKFLAEGSILALMLGFFAVLWLATDATGSAASDRLERASLAADSPGLSASQGLAARS
- a CDS encoding cytochrome P450, whose protein sequence is MEFVDLSNSRSFANGFPHDFFTWLRRNEPVWWHEPTSYTPNNIGFWVVSRYDDVVAVFKDAETYSSELGGTQIYDGKGMGYQLNQTDDPKHRRLRALVNKGFTPRMIGRMEDELRRRTREILDAVPLGETFNFVPAVARELPLQAICMVLGVPQEDRTKIVEIVDLAIGAGDGTVMSPQYLKQLSAYADKIVESKRSNPGDDILSVIVHARLDDGSPQLNNQELRAFFNLLFPAGAETTRGSIAGGLLALIEKPEQLERLRNDPQVMRPAVEEMVRWTSPSVYKRRTTTRDTELHGRRIAKGQKVTVWEMSANRDEDAFEDPFRFDVARDPNNHVGFGLGTHFCLGANLARLEIRVMFEELLARYERFEVAGSVAWTNNNRLVSLTDLPLRVFPKK
- a CDS encoding LLM class flavin-dependent oxidoreductase; translated protein: MHVGMAVIFQGAGEGRTDRNVYRNELRLGDLAEPLGFESLWGVEHHFTDYTMCPDVLQMLTYFAGRTRHIQLGSMVVVLPWHNPVRVAEQVIMLDHMSDGRMILGLGRGLGRVEFEGFGVNQEDAREIFVEAAQTILEGLERGYCEFNGKFVHQIRRNLRPRPFKSFRGRTYAAAVSPESCEIMARLGIGILIIPQKPWETVIAELGNYRAVFREVNGTDAPPPIVGGWTYCDENADRAEDLARKYIGGYWHTVAKHYEIIGDHLTKMRGYESYKAMQEMASSPGGMDKMVEFFLGLQVWGTPEQCYDRIVNIQERTGAEAFNGVFSYAGMPYDLAEANLRLFAAEVMPELKKLVPHEDQLIARAGVGAHADSGAFRLPA
- a CDS encoding glycosyltransferase family 87 protein, producing the protein MLVYLIAAVGQLIHSHNLIFESGLCVGGDFVDFYAASLAALGGHPAAVYDVHLQHIQMAKVMGGRDFGVLVFSYPPTFLLMVLPLSLLPFVASWVAFETVTLGGYFAVLRRIAPNPLGCWLAITFPGVIINFMCGQNGFLTTALIGGGLVCLERRPILAGFLFGLMAYKPHLAVLIPLALLASRHWRALIATGVSGALFSAVSLAAFGPATWRAFFSNFAITQKLVLDRGGIHFNTLQSIFGAVMMWGGSLSAGYAAQVIYALIAASAVIWVWKGERPFAVKAASLSAGCLMVSPYLLQYDLVLLALPVAWLAMEGFEKGFLPYEKAVLVISWLLPRISLPTALMARIPLAPIVIIVLLAAILRRAVHRESVAEQPRALHLARLEASA
- a CDS encoding FAD-dependent monooxygenase: MDETKTLNAVIIGGSMAGLCAGLVLRAAGCAVEIFEKSPREMEERGAGLVVQDEVLDFVTKYCGAIPDELGVRSRARQLIALDGGVIWSEASPQLMTSWDSLYRNLKRAFPEAHYHHAARLASIRQDSEDPGRAYAGLEDGRELACDLLVCADGANSTARRLLLPDVAARYAGYVAWRGMVPEREVADWANDLLAERFTFFHARHTQMLCYFVPGPAGETAAGERRVNWVWYWNVPEGDELRATLTDRSGLIHDYSVPQGAVEPALRRRQGEIASRVLPEIFQRLFAATAQPFIQPIYDLAAPRMAFGRVCLLGDAAFVPRPHPAASTYKGVANAVALGQSLGAHGRDVAAALRLWEPSQIELGENLARIGQEQGNRSQFSASEGPIVIQSLARAMRARTPL